The following are from one region of the Solwaraspora sp. WMMD792 genome:
- a CDS encoding phage tail tape measure protein produces MATLADLMVKIGVDAGGVEKGTKAIRSTFNRTWQAVKKSAAIGAVAIGATLAVGIAGAMDLDRARAQLEARLGDPVLAAKVGDVAGEVYGRGFAASAADAMAATRAVLSSGLVPDGDAAKLEDLTVRTQAYATAWGVDVAAAAQYASTLIGSGLARDATHALDLITAASRRVPEALVPDVLEVADEYSQFFRAVGFSGEQTFALLTDAATKGKWGLDKTGDAIKEMTLLATEMSDSTKTAYESIGLDAHKMSNDLLAGGDRAQAAFQKIVGGLASIKDPTSQAEQAIALFGAPLEDLNKSDIPQFLQSMASVGDGLETVAGASDSAGAALEGSASQRLDNFRRKAELALVTTLADAVPYIEATFGWLQKNSDWVVPLATGLGILATAIALVVIAVKIWTAVQTAWGIVMATTLGPVLLIIAGVALLVAVIVWIATQTTWFQDLWSVIWTAIVAVVKWAVDWIVTGWTWLFDTVITLAKLWWTVFSTVWITIGKFFIALFKTWWGIFSGFWKGVGRIAVAMWNEIQSRIDRFVAFFKGLPGKLSRGARGMFDGLKTAFRTALNWLIARWNNFSLTLGGGSVLGLDIPSVTLSTPNIPYLADGGIVPATPGGRLAVIGEGRYDEAVVPLPRGARDLDGGGGDTTVLFEGDGSRLMALLLEIIRELVRVKGRGNVQLAFGQRGAR; encoded by the coding sequence GTGGCGACTCTGGCGGACCTCATGGTCAAGATCGGCGTCGACGCCGGCGGCGTTGAGAAAGGCACCAAAGCGATCCGGTCGACGTTCAACCGGACGTGGCAGGCGGTCAAGAAGTCCGCTGCGATCGGCGCGGTCGCGATCGGCGCCACCCTCGCCGTCGGCATCGCCGGCGCGATGGACCTGGACCGGGCCCGCGCACAGCTGGAGGCCCGGCTGGGTGATCCGGTGCTCGCGGCGAAGGTGGGTGATGTCGCCGGCGAGGTCTACGGGAGAGGCTTCGCGGCCAGCGCTGCCGACGCGATGGCCGCGACCAGGGCCGTGCTGTCGTCCGGACTGGTGCCGGACGGGGACGCCGCGAAGCTGGAGGACCTGACCGTACGGACCCAGGCGTACGCGACGGCGTGGGGCGTCGACGTCGCAGCGGCCGCGCAGTACGCCTCCACGTTGATCGGGTCCGGGCTGGCGCGGGACGCGACGCACGCCCTGGACCTCATCACCGCGGCGAGCCGGCGCGTACCGGAGGCACTGGTGCCGGACGTGTTGGAGGTCGCCGACGAGTACAGCCAGTTCTTCCGTGCGGTCGGGTTCAGCGGTGAGCAGACGTTCGCGCTGCTGACCGACGCCGCGACCAAGGGCAAGTGGGGTCTGGACAAGACCGGCGACGCCATCAAAGAGATGACGCTCCTGGCCACCGAGATGTCCGACTCGACGAAGACCGCGTACGAGTCGATCGGGCTCGACGCGCACAAGATGTCGAACGACCTGTTGGCCGGTGGTGACCGCGCCCAGGCCGCGTTTCAGAAGATCGTCGGCGGACTGGCGTCCATCAAGGACCCGACCAGCCAGGCAGAGCAGGCGATCGCGCTGTTCGGCGCGCCGTTGGAGGACCTCAACAAGTCGGACATCCCGCAGTTTCTGCAGTCGATGGCGTCGGTGGGTGACGGCCTGGAGACCGTGGCCGGGGCGAGCGACTCGGCCGGTGCCGCGCTGGAGGGCTCGGCCAGCCAGCGACTCGACAACTTCCGCCGGAAGGCCGAACTGGCCCTGGTCACCACGCTGGCCGATGCCGTGCCGTACATCGAAGCCACCTTCGGCTGGCTGCAGAAAAACTCGGACTGGGTGGTGCCGTTGGCGACCGGCCTCGGCATTCTCGCTACGGCGATCGCGCTCGTTGTTATCGCGGTCAAGATTTGGACGGCGGTGCAGACCGCGTGGGGCATCGTGATGGCGACGACCCTCGGCCCCGTCCTGCTGATCATCGCCGGTGTCGCTCTGTTGGTCGCAGTGATCGTGTGGATCGCGACGCAGACGACGTGGTTCCAGGACCTGTGGTCGGTCATCTGGACGGCGATCGTGGCGGTCGTGAAGTGGGCGGTCGACTGGATCGTCACGGGCTGGACGTGGCTGTTCGATACCGTGATCACCCTCGCCAAGCTGTGGTGGACGGTCTTCTCCACCGTTTGGATCACGATCGGGAAGTTCTTTATCGCCTTGTTTAAGACGTGGTGGGGCATCTTCTCCGGCTTTTGGAAGGGTGTCGGCCGGATCGCGGTCGCGATGTGGAACGAGATCCAGTCGAGGATCGACCGGTTCGTTGCATTCTTCAAAGGACTCCCCGGCAAATTGTCGCGCGGCGCGCGGGGCATGTTCGACGGGCTGAAGACGGCGTTCCGCACTGCCCTGAACTGGCTGATCGCCCGGTGGAACAACTTCTCGCTGACGTTGGGTGGTGGGTCGGTCCTCGGCCTGGACATCCCGTCGGTGACCCTGTCGACGCCGAACATCCCGTACCTGGCCGATGGTGGGATCGTGCCGGCGACGCCGGGTGGCCGGCTGGCGGTGATCGGTGAGGGCCGGTACGACGAGGCGGTGGTGCCGTTGCCGCGCGGTGCCCGCGACCTGGACGGTGGCGGCGGGGACACGACGGTCCTGTTCGAGGGCGACGGCAGCCGACTGATGGCCCTGTTGTTGGAGATCATCCGGGAGCTGGTGCGGGTCAAGGGTCGCGGGAACGTGCAGTTGGCGTTCGGGCAGCGGGGTGCCCGGTGA
- a CDS encoding GntR family transcriptional regulator — MAGYREIAADLREAIAAGEYAPGAQIPTEHALAERYGVSRETVRRALAELRAAGVLESARAAGTRVAAPPVRLALARYAAVADPARTRANLGPWETACADQGIDGSVEVVSVEEAIPAPPGVAARLALPAGASMVLRRRRHLMDGRVVQLHESWMPRDLVAGTALAGQGKVVGGVYAALAAAGMRPATASEELSARPAALAEQSDLGLAAVGWVLELWRTTRDVTGRPLEALQVVSDARRVTYVYDDLPIRGER; from the coding sequence ATGGCGGGCTATCGGGAGATCGCAGCGGACCTCCGCGAGGCGATCGCGGCGGGCGAGTACGCGCCCGGCGCCCAGATCCCGACCGAGCACGCCCTGGCAGAGCGGTACGGCGTGTCACGGGAGACGGTGCGTCGGGCACTGGCCGAACTGCGCGCCGCCGGCGTACTCGAGTCGGCCCGGGCCGCAGGAACGCGAGTCGCGGCGCCACCGGTGCGGCTGGCGCTGGCGCGGTACGCAGCCGTCGCCGACCCCGCCCGCACTCGGGCGAACCTCGGCCCGTGGGAGACCGCCTGCGCCGACCAGGGCATCGACGGGTCGGTGGAAGTCGTATCGGTCGAGGAGGCCATACCTGCACCACCCGGCGTAGCCGCGCGGCTGGCTCTGCCTGCCGGCGCCTCAATGGTGCTGCGCCGCCGTCGCCACTTGATGGACGGCCGTGTCGTCCAGCTGCATGAGTCGTGGATGCCGCGTGACCTGGTGGCGGGCACGGCGCTCGCCGGGCAGGGCAAGGTGGTCGGCGGCGTGTACGCCGCGTTGGCCGCTGCCGGCATGCGGCCGGCGACCGCGAGCGAGGAGCTGTCGGCGCGGCCTGCTGCGTTGGCCGAGCAATCGGACCTGGGCTTGGCGGCGGTGGGCTGGGTGCTTGAGCTGTGGCGCACGACGCGAGACGTCACCGGCCGGCCGCTGGAGGCGTTGCAGGTGGTGTCGGATGCCCGCCGGGTGACGTACGTGTACGACGATCTGCCGATACGGGGCGAGAGGTGA
- a CDS encoding DUF4035 domain-containing protein, whose amino-acid sequence MDSREVAGWMAYERVTGPLGPARGDIQAAIVASTIANSNRGKRGKRYRPEDFIPEWDRPEAAAGPQDEHDHLRLIKQLNAQMGGRTRRGGDPGGDSGGPHGQDRRRRRRR is encoded by the coding sequence ATGGACTCGCGCGAGGTCGCCGGGTGGATGGCGTACGAGCGGGTGACCGGGCCGCTCGGCCCGGCCCGCGGCGACATCCAGGCCGCCATCGTGGCGTCGACCATCGCGAACTCGAACCGGGGCAAACGCGGGAAGCGGTACCGGCCGGAGGACTTCATTCCGGAATGGGACCGCCCGGAGGCGGCCGCCGGCCCGCAGGACGAGCACGACCACCTGCGGCTGATCAAACAACTCAACGCCCAGATGGGCGGCCGTACACGTCGAGGAGGTGACCCGGGTGGCGACTCTGGCGGACCTCATGGTCAAGATCGGCGTCGACGCCGGCGGCGTTGA
- a CDS encoding peptidoglycan recognition family protein, translated as MARWTDLATWRGPTVNSGNGTGKPDEPADRLDAHHGVVVHIAAGYFDGTITWQRNPASRVSSHFIVAKDGRIAQMVDTDIRAWTQRAGNRTWLSIENEGFLPDPLTPPQLESNAQLLARAHTEHGVRLQIASSPDGRGLGHHSMGAENGYDWGHSQCPGPAIVAQKPAIVARAKQIVEGDDVISEEDLRRIAIAVNGWIYPKDGPALHTAARGAAADAARAVRDVATLRVEVREALGRDWVDEDAIIAGVLTGLAARPPEEAATALVAVLGEERAAALGRALLATN; from the coding sequence TTGGCCAGATGGACAGACCTCGCCACCTGGCGTGGCCCTACCGTGAACAGCGGCAACGGCACCGGCAAACCCGACGAGCCGGCGGACCGCCTGGACGCGCATCACGGCGTCGTGGTGCACATCGCCGCCGGATACTTCGACGGCACCATCACCTGGCAGCGCAACCCGGCGTCGCGGGTGTCGTCGCACTTCATCGTGGCCAAGGACGGCCGGATCGCACAGATGGTCGACACCGACATCCGGGCATGGACCCAGCGGGCCGGCAACCGCACCTGGCTCAGCATCGAGAACGAAGGCTTCCTGCCGGACCCGCTGACCCCGCCGCAACTGGAGTCGAACGCCCAGCTGTTGGCCCGTGCCCACACCGAGCACGGTGTGCGGCTGCAGATCGCGTCGTCCCCTGACGGCCGCGGTCTCGGCCACCACAGCATGGGCGCCGAGAACGGATACGACTGGGGACACAGCCAATGCCCGGGGCCGGCGATCGTTGCCCAGAAGCCGGCGATCGTGGCCAGGGCGAAGCAAATCGTCGAAGGAGATGACGTGATCAGTGAGGAAGACCTCCGCAGGATCGCTATCGCGGTCAACGGCTGGATTTACCCCAAGGATGGGCCGGCGCTGCACACGGCGGCCCGTGGTGCCGCCGCTGATGCCGCGAGAGCGGTTCGTGACGTCGCAACCCTGCGGGTGGAGGTGCGGGAGGCGCTCGGCCGGGACTGGGTCGACGAGGACGCCATCATCGCCGGGGTGCTGACCGGGCTCGCCGCCCGGCCACCGGAGGAAGCGGCGACCGCCCTGGTCGCGGTCCTCGGCGAGGAGCGCGCCGCCGCGCTCGGCCGGGCGCTGCTCGCCACCAACTGA